A single genomic interval of Ischnura elegans chromosome 3, ioIscEleg1.1, whole genome shotgun sequence harbors:
- the LOC124156033 gene encoding lysosomal acid phosphatase-like, whose translation MFYRIPSLGGLSPFVSLLSLALLAHNIDAASSGVINYGGDVPIGSKLVQVHVIYRHGDRNPKSPYPKSHYHDLKSWPGGWGELTDTGILQQIKLGILLKALYGPQNYGLLPEEFNVKIYKSVTTDVDRTIMSLIANQAGLWRSLKGKGIHEPDVQWNPTPFRVIADNKYDTIFGQNCSKAEKLVDMFRDERFEQLKNENLQLFQYAQENSGYEIMTHPTQICWLYDTLTVELLRKGIIPEWANALYPEPLESFLMEYLKAGSLTEEMRRLTGGPLLKTIITAMKNLTMGKDTIKMYAYSAHETSIYDVLAALCSPPKKPPGYTATLLFELFQYQNSFFLRILYRPGPDQTAFPMKIPGCGEQYICSLKKFEEITQHVLPKDLVAECTV comes from the exons ATGTTTTACCGCATCCCGAGCCTAGGCGGGCTCAGTCCCTTTGTGAGTCTACTATCTTTAGCATTGCTCGCCCACAACATAGACGCAGCATCAAGCGGAGTGATCAATTACGGCGGAGATGTGCCAATTGGGAGCAAACTCGTACAGGTCCATGTG ATTTACAGGCATGGTGACCGGAATCCTAAATCCCCATATCCAAAGAGCCACTATCACGACCTCAAGAGTTGGCCCGGAGGATGGGGTGAGCTAACTGAT ACTGGAATACTGCAACAGATAAAATTAGGGATATTGCTGAAGGCGTTGTACGGACCACAGAACTATGGCCTCTTACCAGAAGAGTTCAATGTGAAGATATACAAGTCCGTAACTACGGATGTGGACCGCACAATAATGAGCCTTATTGCCAATCAAGCTGGACTTTGGAGATCCCTAAAAGGCAAAGGAATCCACGAGCCGGACGTCCAATGGAACCCGACCCCCTTCCGGGTCATCGCAGACAACAAGTATGACACG ATTTTCGGTCAGAACTGTTCCAAAGCTGAAAAATTGGTGGATATGTTCAGAGATGAGCGCTTTGAACAGCTGAAGAATGAAAACCTCCAATTATTTCAGTATGCACAGGAAAACTCTGGATATGAAATAATGACTCATCCAACCCAGATATGCTGGCTTTATGACACTTTAACTGTAGAG TTACTCCGAAAAGGAATAATCCCAGAGTGGGCAAACGCACTTTATCCAGAGCCACTTGAATCATTCCTAATGGAATATCTCAAGGCTGGATCACTGACGGAGGAAATGAGACGTTTGACAGGAG GGCCACTCCTCAAGACAATAATAACTGCCATGAAGAACTTAACGATGGGAAAGGATACAATCAAAATGTATGCCTACTCAGCTCATGAAACCAGCATTTATGATGTACTTGCGGCTTTGTGCTCACCACCAAAAAAACCACCTGGATACACAGCCACTCTCCTCTTTGAACTCTTTCAGTACCAAAATTCCTTCTTCTTAAGG ATACTCTACCGACCAGGACCAGATCAAACAGC
- the LOC124155040 gene encoding prostatic acid phosphatase-like isoform X1, with protein MLPMMRFLFGCIICLSAVAGVDLQRFQQRLTIPPENAILAQVFMVYRHGERNPMMAYPTSPYSNETDWKEGFEQLTVRGMKSHFEFGKWIMDHYGPNGLKFLPPEYNQRDYRVYSTDTDRTIQSALANSAGIYVPRTSRGIDESIRWNAIPVRSIMVNEYDTVFGQFCPALTEILDKLRKERFGNMKAKYPDLFQYAQQKSGMKILENPFLTVFLSDTLRVEKSVKGKIPGWAEPIFPSPMDVFFKELLNEYTDNEKITRLTAGPTLKTIINAMVNNTRGEDEVKLYSFSAHDMNVHSIRRALRVPLSELADYTSAVIFELYKGEMNDHYVKVLYRSGPGDTEPLGLVIPGCGGSQFCTLDRFIEVTQNLLPGNLEKECEASTEEFKELSKDEPTFKKKYKYPYNVKRDYYRRKRN; from the exons ATGCTTCCGATGATGCGGTTTCTCTTTGGCTGTATCATCTGCCTTTCAGCAGTGGCAGGGGTCGACCTTCAACGATTCCAACAAAGACTTACTATTCCACCAGAAAATGCCATCCTTGCTCAGGTTTTCAtg GTCTATCGGCATGGAGAGCGGAATCCGATGATGGCATATCCAACCAGTCCATACAGCAACGAAACAGACTGGAAAGAAGGATTCGAGCAACTGACTGtg AGGGGCATGAAGTCCCACTTCGAGTTCGGGAAATGGATAATGGATCACTATGGCCCCAATGGACTGAAATTCCTGCCACCAGAGTACAACCAAAGGGATTACAGGGTATATTCCACCGATACCGACAGAACGATACAGAGCGCATTAGCAAACTCAGCTGGCATTTACGTTCCGAGGACTTCCCGGGGAATAGATGAGAGTATTCGATGGAACGCCATACCTGTTAGATCAATCATGGTCAACGAGTATGACACT GTATTCGGACAGTTTTGCCCAGCGTTAACGGAGATATTGGATAAACTAAGGAAGGAAAGGTTTGGTAACATGAAAGCAAAATACCCAGACCTGTTCCAATACGCACAGCAGAAATCTGGAATGAAAATACTAGAAAATCCATTTCTTACGGTGTTTTTGAGTGACACATTGAGAGTCGAG AAAAGTGTAAAAGGAAAGATTCCAGGTTGGGCAGAACCAATATTCCCGAGTCCAATGGATGTTTTCTTCAAGGAATTACTGAATGAATATACAGACAACGAAAAGATAACTCGTCTTACCGCAG GTCCTACTTTGAAGACCATCATAAATGCAATGGTTAACAACACAAGGGGTGAAGatgaagtgaaattatattcCTTTTCGGCCCACGATATGAATGTGCATTCTATCAGGCGAGCACTGAGGGTCCCTTTGAGCGAGCTGGCAGATTATACGTCTGCCGTCATTTTTGAGCTCTACAAAGGAGAAATGAATGACCACTACGTGAAG GTGCTCTACCGCTCAGGACCTGGTGACACAGAGCCACTGGGTCTTGTGATCCCCGGATGTGGGGGCTCCCAATTCTGTACCCTCGACAGATTCATCGAAGTAACTCAGAATTTGCTGCCAGGGAACTTGGAGAAGGAATGTGAAGCGTCCACAGAGGAATTCAAAGAACTCTCGAAAGACGAGCCAAccttcaagaaaaaatataaataccctTACAATGTAAAAAGAGATTATTACAGAAGAAAGCGCAATTAA
- the LOC124155040 gene encoding lysosomal acid phosphatase-like isoform X2, protein MMAYPTSPYSNETDWKEGFEQLTVRGMKSHFEFGKWIMDHYGPNGLKFLPPEYNQRDYRVYSTDTDRTIQSALANSAGIYVPRTSRGIDESIRWNAIPVRSIMVNEYDTVFGQFCPALTEILDKLRKERFGNMKAKYPDLFQYAQQKSGMKILENPFLTVFLSDTLRVEKSVKGKIPGWAEPIFPSPMDVFFKELLNEYTDNEKITRLTAGPTLKTIINAMVNNTRGEDEVKLYSFSAHDMNVHSIRRALRVPLSELADYTSAVIFELYKGEMNDHYVKVLYRSGPGDTEPLGLVIPGCGGSQFCTLDRFIEVTQNLLPGNLEKECEASTEEFKELSKDEPTFKKKYKYPYNVKRDYYRRKRN, encoded by the exons ATGATGGCATATCCAACCAGTCCATACAGCAACGAAACAGACTGGAAAGAAGGATTCGAGCAACTGACTGtg AGGGGCATGAAGTCCCACTTCGAGTTCGGGAAATGGATAATGGATCACTATGGCCCCAATGGACTGAAATTCCTGCCACCAGAGTACAACCAAAGGGATTACAGGGTATATTCCACCGATACCGACAGAACGATACAGAGCGCATTAGCAAACTCAGCTGGCATTTACGTTCCGAGGACTTCCCGGGGAATAGATGAGAGTATTCGATGGAACGCCATACCTGTTAGATCAATCATGGTCAACGAGTATGACACT GTATTCGGACAGTTTTGCCCAGCGTTAACGGAGATATTGGATAAACTAAGGAAGGAAAGGTTTGGTAACATGAAAGCAAAATACCCAGACCTGTTCCAATACGCACAGCAGAAATCTGGAATGAAAATACTAGAAAATCCATTTCTTACGGTGTTTTTGAGTGACACATTGAGAGTCGAG AAAAGTGTAAAAGGAAAGATTCCAGGTTGGGCAGAACCAATATTCCCGAGTCCAATGGATGTTTTCTTCAAGGAATTACTGAATGAATATACAGACAACGAAAAGATAACTCGTCTTACCGCAG GTCCTACTTTGAAGACCATCATAAATGCAATGGTTAACAACACAAGGGGTGAAGatgaagtgaaattatattcCTTTTCGGCCCACGATATGAATGTGCATTCTATCAGGCGAGCACTGAGGGTCCCTTTGAGCGAGCTGGCAGATTATACGTCTGCCGTCATTTTTGAGCTCTACAAAGGAGAAATGAATGACCACTACGTGAAG GTGCTCTACCGCTCAGGACCTGGTGACACAGAGCCACTGGGTCTTGTGATCCCCGGATGTGGGGGCTCCCAATTCTGTACCCTCGACAGATTCATCGAAGTAACTCAGAATTTGCTGCCAGGGAACTTGGAGAAGGAATGTGAAGCGTCCACAGAGGAATTCAAAGAACTCTCGAAAGACGAGCCAAccttcaagaaaaaatataaataccctTACAATGTAAAAAGAGATTATTACAGAAGAAAGCGCAATTAA